One region of Chryseobacterium sp. C-71 genomic DNA includes:
- a CDS encoding DUF4293 domain-containing protein, translating into MLQRIQTIWILLSVLAAAFLYITGQDVEVFGNVPIISIASIVLVLIGAFSLFSFKNRKRQIMLNNISIIINALLIGILVYWVQNLSGGIDFPEKGIEPVFPLIAVICFFIANVFIKKDERLVKSVDRLR; encoded by the coding sequence ATGTTACAGAGAATACAAACTATTTGGATTTTGCTATCCGTTCTGGCGGCGGCATTCCTATATATTACAGGGCAGGATGTAGAAGTTTTCGGAAATGTTCCGATTATCAGCATCGCATCTATTGTTTTGGTTTTGATAGGCGCATTCAGTTTGTTTAGCTTTAAAAACAGAAAAAGACAAATCATGCTGAATAACATCAGCATCATTATAAACGCTTTGTTGATTGGTATATTGGTGTATTGGGTACAAAACTTATCCGGAGGAATAGATTTTCCTGAGAAGGGTATTGAGCCGGTTTTCCCATTGATTGCGGTAATTTGTTTTTTTATAGCAAATGTTTTTATCAAAAAAGATGAGAGGCTCGTAAAATCTGTAGACAGACTCCGATAA
- the rho gene encoding transcription termination factor Rho, which yields MFNIETLRSKSVTELTKILKDLGVKVARNSTDNDKIFAVLDFQASNPKVAKDYFNTTESNTETEEKPAAAEKVVKTAPKKPAPKKPARPKVATETPKEEAEPAKTEEATDEKEVIAEAIIKEPAKGAVEERPANNASKQKRKRVAPTNTSEEQTQEKEETPTNTDSQVAAAAPAQAQTREERPKRPQQQQGQNPNQKGPNHPQQNGGNPQNRNQNNNQNQNSNQNNPNQNQNPNQNQNRNSDRQEENESRKEFNFDGMVSIEGVLEILPDNYGFLRSSDFSYISSPDDVYVSTAQIRNFGLKTGDTVRGIVRLPKEGEKYFSLLKPTEVNGRDLAFIKDRVAFEYLTPLFPEEKFNLSGDNSTMSTRIVDLFAPIGKGQRAMIVAQPKTGKTMLLKDIANSIAANHPEVYMMVLLIDERPEEVTDMERSVNAEVIASTFDEAADKHVKVANLVLAKAQRMVECGHDVVILLDSITRLARAYNTVTPASGKVLSGGVDANALHKPKRFFGAARKIENGGSLTIIATALIDTGSKMDEVIFEEFKGTGNMELQLDRKIANRRIYPAIDLVSSSTRRDDLLLDEVTSQRMWIFRKYLSEMNPIEAMEFVNKNIRGTLNNEEFLMSMNR from the coding sequence ATGTTTAACATAGAAACGTTAAGGTCAAAATCCGTAACGGAATTGACTAAAATCCTCAAAGATTTGGGCGTTAAGGTTGCAAGAAACAGCACAGATAATGATAAAATCTTCGCAGTTCTTGATTTTCAGGCTTCCAACCCTAAAGTTGCAAAAGATTACTTCAATACTACAGAAAGCAACACTGAAACTGAAGAAAAACCTGCTGCAGCAGAAAAAGTGGTGAAAACTGCTCCTAAAAAACCAGCACCCAAAAAACCGGCAAGACCAAAAGTTGCCACAGAAACTCCTAAAGAAGAAGCAGAACCTGCCAAAACTGAGGAAGCAACAGACGAGAAAGAAGTTATTGCAGAGGCAATCATAAAAGAACCTGCAAAAGGTGCTGTAGAAGAAAGACCTGCAAATAATGCTTCAAAACAAAAAAGAAAAAGAGTAGCTCCTACCAATACTTCTGAAGAACAAACTCAGGAAAAAGAAGAAACTCCGACAAATACAGATTCTCAAGTAGCTGCCGCAGCTCCTGCACAAGCACAGACGAGAGAAGAAAGACCTAAAAGACCTCAACAACAACAAGGTCAGAATCCGAACCAAAAAGGTCCAAACCATCCACAGCAAAACGGTGGAAATCCTCAAAACAGAAATCAGAACAATAATCAAAATCAGAATTCTAACCAAAACAACCCTAATCAAAACCAAAATCCTAATCAAAATCAGAACAGAAATTCTGACAGACAGGAAGAAAATGAATCCAGAAAAGAGTTCAATTTCGACGGAATGGTAAGCATTGAAGGTGTTTTAGAGATTCTGCCTGATAACTACGGATTTTTACGTTCATCAGATTTCAGTTATATCTCTTCACCAGATGACGTGTATGTTTCTACTGCACAGATCAGAAATTTTGGGTTAAAAACAGGAGATACTGTAAGAGGTATTGTACGTTTGCCAAAAGAAGGTGAAAAATATTTTTCTTTATTAAAACCAACAGAAGTTAACGGACGCGATCTTGCATTTATCAAGGATCGTGTTGCTTTTGAATATTTAACTCCGCTTTTCCCGGAAGAGAAATTTAATCTTTCAGGAGATAATTCTACGATGTCTACAAGAATCGTCGATTTATTTGCACCGATTGGAAAGGGTCAGAGAGCGATGATTGTTGCCCAGCCAAAAACCGGTAAAACAATGTTGCTGAAAGATATTGCTAATTCTATCGCAGCCAATCACCCGGAAGTTTATATGATGGTGCTTTTGATCGACGAACGTCCTGAAGAAGTTACCGACATGGAAAGAAGTGTAAATGCTGAAGTAATTGCGTCTACATTTGATGAGGCTGCCGATAAACACGTAAAAGTGGCTAACCTAGTTCTTGCGAAAGCTCAGAGAATGGTAGAATGTGGTCACGATGTGGTTATTTTATTAGATTCAATTACAAGATTAGCAAGAGCTTACAATACGGTAACTCCGGCATCAGGAAAAGTGCTTTCAGGTGGTGTAGATGCTAACGCTCTACATAAACCCAAAAGATTCTTTGGTGCAGCAAGAAAAATCGAAAACGGAGGATCATTGACGATTATTGCAACGGCATTGATTGATACTGGTTCTAAAATGGATGAGGTTATTTTTGAAGAATTCAAAGGTACCGGAAACATGGAGCTTCAGTTAGACAGAAAAATTGCCAACAGAAGAATTTATCCTGCTATTGATTTGGTTTCTTCAAGTACAAGAAGAGATGATCTATTGCTGGATGAGGTAACTTCACAGAGAATGTGGATTTTCAGAAAATATCTTTCAGAAATGAATCCTATCGAAGCGATGGAATTTGTCAACAAAAATATCAGAGGAACTCTGAACAACGAAGAATTTTTAATGTCTATGAATAGATAG
- a CDS encoding superoxide dismutase has translation MSFELPKLGYSYDALEPTIDAKTMEIHHTKHHQAYIDNLNKAIEGTDLAGLSIEDICRNGVEKPAVRNNGGGHFNHSLFWEILTPGGSKEPVGSVKAAIENYGGLEKFKTDFSEAAKTRFGSGWAWLVKNEDGSVSVTSTPNQDNPLMPTADAKGTPVLGLDVWEHAYYLNYQNRRPDYVAAFFDVVNWDKVEELFNK, from the coding sequence ATGTCATTTGAATTACCAAAATTAGGATATTCGTACGATGCTCTTGAGCCTACAATTGATGCAAAAACTATGGAGATTCACCATACAAAGCACCACCAGGCTTACATCGATAATTTAAATAAAGCGATTGAAGGTACTGATCTTGCAGGATTGTCTATCGAAGATATCTGCAGAAACGGTGTTGAAAAACCTGCTGTTAGAAATAATGGCGGAGGTCACTTCAATCACTCATTGTTCTGGGAGATTTTAACTCCTGGCGGAAGCAAAGAACCAGTAGGAAGCGTAAAAGCTGCTATCGAAAACTATGGTGGTCTTGAGAAATTCAAAACTGATTTTTCTGAAGCTGCAAAAACAAGATTCGGTTCTGGATGGGCTTGGTTAGTTAAGAACGAAGACGGATCTGTATCTGTAACTTCTACTCCAAATCAGGATAACCCGTTGATGCCAACAGCTGATGCTAAAGGAACTCCGGTTTTAGGATTAGACGTTTGGGAACATGCTTATTATTTAAATTACCAAAACAGAAGACCTGATTATGTAGCTGCATTCTTTGATGTAGTTAACTGGGATAAAGTTGAAGAGTTATTTAATAAATAA
- a CDS encoding DUF6146 family protein translates to MKNLILIIIFLIIPLKFTAQSLPKNEKEESAMKPEKNNDGEWELTVIDTQFDYFLNAIAQPINQYSESTLKNRNRTLVIEWNSYYTSGRYRNVIESAIDYDPRENYGIKFEYKLYQVFAYVNWKYKLRMNGLAASDATRF, encoded by the coding sequence ATGAAAAATTTAATCTTAATTATAATCTTTCTCATTATTCCGTTGAAGTTTACTGCACAATCTTTACCTAAAAATGAAAAAGAAGAATCTGCAATGAAACCTGAGAAAAATAATGACGGCGAATGGGAACTCACTGTGATTGATACTCAGTTTGATTATTTTTTGAACGCCATCGCTCAACCCATCAATCAATATTCTGAATCTACATTAAAAAACAGAAACAGAACGCTTGTTATAGAATGGAATTCTTACTACACTTCTGGAAGATACAGAAACGTGATAGAATCTGCAATTGATTATGACCCGAGAGAAAACTACGGAATTAAGTTCGAATATAAACTGTATCAGGTTTTCGCCTACGTCAACTGGAAATATAAACTCAGAATGAACGGTCTTGCAGCATCAGATGCCACAAGATTTTAA
- a CDS encoding endonuclease produces the protein MKNFLSFVAFIFSMMIFAQQGKVKRVAAVGFLNVENLWDTIRSADYIDGTKDKTNPAFHRSIPLDSIKFLEAEKYEGQWSDGLLVGKKAVRYQSGAEEFTPASGKNYNTKIYKKKLENSAKVIAELGSQYTKTAPAVVGLIEVENRQVILDLVKQPALSKYDYGIIHYNSYDYRGIDVALIYQKRRFTVTNSLKKELKVYGPDGKREYTRDILVVSGILDNEKVAFFMNHWPSRRGGEAVSLPKRNAAAALLKQQMDSIRTEDPATKLFAMGDFNDDPVSASLKNHLKAAASEKDLSDEKPYLNLMYPLYKKGIASLAYQDAPNLFDQIIVSKNLVLDKNPKEYSVYKAEVYAPAYLVNKEGNYKGYPFRSWNGDQFTGGYSDHFPAFVILQKEP, from the coding sequence ATGAAAAATTTTTTAAGCTTTGTGGCATTCATTTTTTCGATGATGATATTTGCACAACAAGGAAAAGTAAAAAGAGTTGCAGCCGTAGGTTTCTTAAATGTTGAAAACCTTTGGGACACCATTCGTTCTGCAGATTATATAGATGGAACTAAAGATAAAACCAATCCTGCATTTCATAGAAGCATACCATTAGATTCCATTAAGTTTTTGGAGGCAGAAAAGTATGAAGGACAGTGGAGCGACGGTTTGTTGGTAGGTAAAAAAGCGGTAAGATACCAAAGCGGTGCAGAAGAATTCACACCAGCCAGCGGAAAAAACTACAATACCAAAATCTACAAGAAAAAGCTCGAAAATTCAGCAAAAGTAATTGCTGAATTAGGTTCTCAATACACAAAAACAGCTCCTGCGGTGGTAGGGCTTATAGAAGTAGAAAACAGACAGGTCATTCTGGATCTTGTAAAGCAACCCGCTTTGTCAAAGTACGATTATGGTATCATACATTACAATTCGTACGATTACAGAGGAATTGATGTTGCTTTAATCTATCAAAAGAGAAGATTTACGGTTACCAATTCTCTAAAAAAAGAGTTGAAAGTATATGGTCCTGATGGAAAAAGAGAATATACGAGAGATATTTTGGTAGTTTCCGGAATTTTAGACAACGAAAAAGTAGCTTTCTTTATGAATCACTGGCCATCAAGAAGAGGTGGCGAGGCTGTTTCTTTACCTAAAAGAAATGCAGCAGCAGCATTATTGAAACAACAAATGGACAGCATCAGAACTGAAGATCCTGCAACAAAACTTTTTGCCATGGGAGATTTTAACGATGACCCAGTAAGTGCAAGTTTAAAAAATCATTTGAAAGCAGCTGCAAGTGAAAAAGATTTAAGTGACGAAAAACCTTATCTTAATCTAATGTATCCTTTGTATAAGAAAGGAATCGCTTCATTGGCTTATCAGGATGCACCCAATTTATTTGATCAGATTATTGTATCTAAAAATTTAGTCTTAGATAAAAATCCAAAAGAATATTCTGTTTATAAAGCTGAAGTTTATGCTCCTGCATATTTAGTAAACAAAGAAGGAAATTACAAAGGCTACCCTTTCCGATCTTGGAATGGCGACCAGTTTACAGGCGGCTACAGTGACCACTTCCCGGCGTTTGTTATTTTACAGAAAGAACCATAA
- a CDS encoding carboxypeptidase-like regulatory domain-containing protein, translated as MIKKLSLVSLFTLLPASFYFAQTTVFAYLKDAQGKPIEQAEVDVKGTENDVTADKIGYFQLVDLMPGHYQLVITKPNYETKVMEFDVTSDEKRKDLGVLTLNSSLTSADQGLAIIESDDDEDNSSQASTVGLLQSSMDVFSRIAAFDLGFYWFRPRGIDGRMGETMLNGVSMIKSDNGNVDFGNWGGLNEITRYPEISQNHTPSEYAFGGNSSVIYKNTKASEYRKGFQFTQSLTNRNYRNRTSLRYSSGMNSKGWAFTVMGARRWAEEGIQEGTFYDAYGAYLGIEKKFNDKHSMTFNFIAAPYRRSTSSPSTQEVYDYRGVHYNSYWGYQDGKQRSERVRKGFQPIFQLQDFWKITPKSSLWTSVSYQFGKDKGSRLDWQNVQNPSPTYYRNLPSYYDSLDPNASVTPPQGVSQTTAQDAYQTSLAAWQNADPNITQLNWDNLYRRNMQQPAGSYYGQTGRRALYYLVNDVSDDKIFNAATHFTHNFNDTTKFLLNLSYQNYRSEQYREVNDLLGADFVLNRDPFAATNQPGKSGLFNEGEENVTKKVGDKMTYDYIFRRQEFKINPGIKLSTGKFDVFVSAMAGYSSSSREGLFNHYLYKDSFGKGKDYNFWNYGLKGQAIYRIDGRNFFVYNGAYFSQSPYLEDLFINPRVNGSVAPNVQNMVISANDLSYVISSPFLKLRLTGYLINSSNETTVQRFFADGIQLNNSDSEGNQTMVQSAFVTQVMTDVKRRNLGAELGIDVKVIPTLSVQGLASVGQFTYQNDPVTYFASDATGTFSNGLSYVNLGKAYIKNYRQGGTPQQAYSLGLRYNSPKYWWAGANWNYLDDNYLDPSALIRTESFIQNNNSGTPYYDLSESELRRVLEPNKLPSAFFFNVNAGKSWVIGKYYVLISATVNNVFDNTRYITGGFEQTRNAKFPDFRQDNDREMTLFAPKYWYTQGRSYFVNLQFRF; from the coding sequence ATGATTAAAAAATTATCATTAGTCTCTTTATTTACTTTACTTCCTGCTTCTTTTTATTTTGCACAGACCACCGTTTTTGCATATTTGAAAGATGCTCAAGGAAAGCCTATCGAACAGGCTGAAGTAGATGTAAAAGGAACGGAAAATGATGTGACGGCAGACAAGATTGGTTATTTTCAGCTTGTAGATTTGATGCCGGGGCATTACCAGTTGGTGATTACAAAACCCAATTACGAAACAAAAGTAATGGAGTTTGATGTAACCAGTGATGAGAAAAGAAAGGATTTGGGAGTTCTCACTTTAAATTCTAGTCTTACAAGCGCCGATCAAGGATTGGCGATTATCGAAAGTGATGATGATGAAGACAACAGCAGCCAGGCTTCTACGGTAGGTTTACTGCAGTCTTCTATGGATGTTTTCAGTAGAATTGCAGCTTTTGATTTAGGTTTTTATTGGTTCAGACCTAGAGGAATTGATGGAAGAATGGGAGAAACTATGCTGAATGGTGTCTCTATGATCAAATCTGATAACGGAAATGTAGATTTTGGAAACTGGGGAGGCCTTAACGAGATTACAAGATATCCTGAAATTTCTCAGAACCATACACCGTCAGAGTATGCTTTCGGGGGTAACAGTTCGGTAATCTACAAAAACACGAAAGCCAGCGAATACAGAAAAGGATTCCAGTTTACACAATCGCTTACCAACAGAAACTACAGAAATAGAACATCTTTAAGATACAGTTCTGGAATGAACAGTAAAGGTTGGGCATTTACGGTAATGGGTGCAAGAAGATGGGCTGAAGAAGGGATTCAGGAAGGTACATTCTATGATGCATATGGTGCGTATTTAGGAATTGAGAAAAAATTCAACGACAAGCACAGCATGACATTCAACTTTATTGCTGCTCCTTACAGAAGATCTACTTCAAGTCCGAGTACGCAGGAGGTTTATGACTACAGAGGTGTTCACTATAATTCATATTGGGGATATCAGGATGGAAAACAGAGAAGTGAAAGAGTGAGAAAAGGTTTTCAGCCTATTTTCCAGCTTCAGGATTTCTGGAAGATTACTCCAAAATCAAGTCTTTGGACATCAGTTTCTTATCAATTCGGGAAAGATAAAGGTTCTCGTTTAGATTGGCAGAATGTACAGAATCCTTCGCCAACTTACTACAGAAATTTACCAAGTTATTATGATTCTTTGGATCCTAATGCATCCGTTACACCTCCTCAAGGTGTGTCACAGACAACAGCTCAGGATGCTTATCAAACTTCTTTAGCAGCTTGGCAAAACGCCGACCCAAATATTACTCAGCTTAATTGGGATAATCTGTACAGAAGAAATATGCAACAACCAGCAGGAAGTTACTACGGACAGACTGGCAGAAGAGCTTTATATTATCTTGTAAATGATGTAAGCGATGATAAAATCTTCAATGCTGCAACTCATTTTACTCACAACTTTAATGATACTACCAAATTTTTATTAAACCTTTCTTATCAAAACTACCGCTCTGAGCAATATAGAGAAGTAAATGATCTTTTAGGGGCAGATTTTGTTTTAAACCGTGATCCTTTTGCTGCTACAAACCAGCCTGGGAAATCAGGGTTGTTCAACGAAGGTGAAGAAAATGTAACGAAAAAGGTAGGTGATAAAATGACTTACGACTACATTTTCAGAAGACAAGAATTTAAAATAAATCCGGGGATTAAACTTTCTACAGGTAAATTTGATGTTTTTGTTTCTGCAATGGCAGGATATTCATCTTCAAGCAGAGAAGGTTTGTTTAATCATTATTTATACAAAGATTCATTCGGAAAAGGTAAAGATTATAACTTCTGGAATTACGGTTTGAAGGGGCAGGCAATTTACAGAATAGACGGAAGAAATTTCTTTGTTTATAATGGAGCTTACTTTTCGCAAAGTCCTTATTTAGAAGATTTGTTTATCAATCCTAGAGTAAATGGTTCTGTTGCGCCGAATGTTCAGAATATGGTAATCAGTGCGAATGATTTAAGCTACGTGATTTCTTCACCATTCTTAAAGTTAAGATTGACAGGGTATTTGATTAACTCAAGCAACGAAACTACGGTACAGAGATTCTTTGCAGACGGAATTCAGCTTAATAATTCTGATTCTGAAGGTAATCAGACAATGGTACAGAGTGCTTTTGTAACTCAGGTAATGACTGATGTGAAAAGAAGAAATCTGGGCGCAGAATTAGGTATTGATGTGAAAGTTATTCCTACTTTATCTGTACAAGGTTTAGCGAGTGTAGGACAATTTACTTATCAAAATGATCCTGTAACTTACTTTGCTTCTGATGCAACGGGAACTTTCTCAAACGGGCTTTCTTATGTAAACTTAGGAAAAGCATACATCAAAAATTACCGTCAGGGCGGAACTCCTCAGCAAGCGTATTCATTAGGTTTAAGGTATAATTCTCCAAAATATTGGTGGGCAGGTGCAAACTGGAATTATTTAGATGATAACTACTTAGATCCTTCAGCGTTAATCAGAACTGAATCTTTTATTCAGAATAATAATTCAGGAACTCCTTATTATGATCTTTCTGAATCTGAACTAAGAAGAGTTTTAGAACCAAATAAATTGCCTTCAGCATTTTTCTTTAATGTAAATGCGGGTAAATCTTGGGTAATTGGTAAATATTATGTGTTGATTTCTGCAACCGTAAATAATGTATTTGATAATACAAGATATATTACAGGAGGATTTGAACAAACAAGAAATGCTAAATTCCCAGATTTCAGACAAGATAATGACAGAGAAATGACATTGTTTGCTCCGAAATATTGGTACACTCAAGGAAGATCTTACTTCGTAAACCTACAATTTAGATTTTAA
- a CDS encoding DUF5689 domain-containing protein, with the protein MNIKKYLSIVTGAAFAAISLTSCVQKDEWETPPINCNNKFANTTTTLAAFKAQAPATGYVLITTDQIFDGYVTSSDENGNFYKTISFQDKAENPTAALQIEVDKASNYADFPVGAHIRINANGLRLGTDRGVVKIGSVDPSFDIGRIPGVLVSRYISGVCNGNGLEVLPLKPVELASLAAAKDAQYINMLVTVPNVQFATGDIIPVNKTFIDYLAGAGVDTDRTLEDATGNTVTVRNSGFFSEGSKLLPKGNGNATFVVSRYISTWQMLIRKTSDLNFAGTRLDSAPPKGGTTIAFSGSFLENFESYATNPTNLEVYPKYVNDPLIGNRYWQLKTFSSNKYIQLSANAGSGSYVTYFAVPIDFTAASQFKFDVNVGFFNGNALKVYYTTNYTALSDISTVTKTDITSEFTIPQAPATGYGTLTPAGTYNIPATLTGNGYILFEYTGTAGGVTTTLQLDNIQAL; encoded by the coding sequence ATGAATATAAAAAAATACTTAAGTATTGTAACAGGAGCTGCGTTTGCTGCAATTTCTCTTACTTCTTGTGTACAGAAAGACGAGTGGGAAACGCCACCTATCAACTGTAACAACAAATTTGCTAATACTACGACAACATTGGCTGCTTTTAAAGCACAAGCACCAGCTACAGGTTATGTGCTAATTACTACAGACCAAATTTTTGACGGTTACGTAACCTCTTCTGATGAAAACGGTAACTTTTATAAAACAATTTCTTTCCAAGATAAAGCTGAAAACCCAACGGCAGCATTACAAATTGAAGTTGATAAGGCAAGTAACTATGCAGACTTTCCGGTGGGAGCTCATATCAGAATCAATGCTAATGGTTTGAGATTAGGTACAGATAGAGGTGTTGTAAAAATAGGTTCTGTAGATCCTTCTTTCGACATCGGAAGAATTCCGGGAGTTTTGGTAAGCAGATATATTTCCGGAGTTTGTAATGGTAACGGACTTGAAGTTTTGCCTCTAAAACCAGTAGAACTTGCTAGTTTGGCTGCAGCTAAAGATGCGCAGTATATCAATATGTTGGTAACGGTTCCTAATGTACAGTTTGCTACCGGAGACATTATCCCGGTAAATAAAACGTTTATTGATTATCTTGCAGGAGCAGGTGTTGATACAGACAGAACATTGGAAGATGCAACAGGAAACACTGTAACAGTGAGAAACTCTGGGTTTTTCTCAGAAGGTTCAAAACTATTGCCTAAAGGAAATGGTAATGCCACATTCGTAGTGAGCCGTTATATTTCAACATGGCAAATGCTGATCAGAAAAACCAGTGATCTTAATTTTGCAGGAACAAGGCTAGATTCTGCACCACCAAAAGGAGGTACTACTATTGCGTTCTCAGGAAGCTTCCTTGAAAACTTTGAAAGTTATGCTACAAACCCTACTAATTTAGAGGTTTATCCAAAATATGTGAACGACCCATTAATCGGAAACCGTTATTGGCAATTAAAAACATTCAGCAGCAATAAATACATTCAGCTTTCTGCAAATGCAGGATCTGGTAGCTATGTAACATATTTTGCAGTGCCGATCGATTTTACAGCTGCAAGTCAGTTTAAATTTGATGTAAACGTAGGTTTCTTTAATGGTAATGCTTTGAAAGTTTATTATACTACCAATTACACTGCATTGAGTGACATCTCTACAGTTACGAAAACTGATATTACTTCAGAATTTACAATTCCTCAGGCTCCGGCTACTGGGTATGGAACATTAACTCCTGCAGGTACCTACAATATTCCTGCAACCTTAACTGGTAATGGATATATTCTTTTTGAATATACAGGTACTGCAGGTGGTGTGACAACTACACTGCAATTAGATAATATTCAGGCATTGTAA
- a CDS encoding DUF6702 family protein → MKKFLYISGVLSLFVLMSFMAADFFSSMTKVDYIDGSKTLKFTTKMNTSHISDAIKINRSTAGFEAEVKKYVNNNFDVYVNGSPKTLTFTGSQVSGETVWVYFETSGVSEVSNLKIKNTILLSAFPKQINLVNIAYKGSQKTMNFQRGKEVNEVSF, encoded by the coding sequence ATGAAAAAATTTTTATACATATCGGGTGTTCTATCACTATTTGTACTCATGAGTTTCATGGCGGCAGATTTCTTCTCATCAATGACGAAAGTCGATTATATTGACGGCAGCAAAACGCTGAAGTTTACAACAAAGATGAATACCAGTCATATTTCGGATGCCATCAAAATCAACCGCAGCACGGCAGGTTTTGAAGCCGAAGTCAAGAAATATGTAAACAACAATTTTGATGTTTATGTAAATGGTTCTCCCAAAACCCTTACTTTCACAGGAAGTCAGGTAAGCGGAGAAACTGTATGGGTCTATTTTGAAACAAGTGGTGTTTCGGAGGTGAGTAATTTGAAGATTAAAAATACAATTCTTTTAAGTGCCTTCCCAAAACAAATTAACCTTGTAAATATTGCCTACAAAGGATCTCAAAAAACGATGAATTTCCAAAGAGGAAAAGAGGTGAATGAGGTTTCTTTTTAA
- a CDS encoding TIGR00730 family Rossman fold protein has translation MGIEGSRDESLQNPELDINESILHNSFRQKTWDEIVTKDSWMVFKIMAEFVDGYERMAKIGPCVSIFGSARLKPESKYYQMAAEIAEKITKIGFGIITGGGPGIMEAGNKGAFNAQGKSIGLNIDLPFEQHFNPYINKMYSLNFDYFFVRKVMFVKYSQGFIVMPGGFGTLDELTEAITLIQTNKIGKFPIVLVGSEFWGGLLGWFKDTLLKEGMISADDLELYRVVDTADEAVEHIKAFYEKYAVNVNF, from the coding sequence ATGGGAATTGAAGGAAGCAGGGATGAAAGTTTACAAAATCCTGAATTAGACATCAACGAATCAATATTACACAATAGTTTCAGACAAAAAACATGGGACGAGATCGTAACCAAAGACAGCTGGATGGTTTTCAAAATCATGGCAGAATTTGTGGATGGCTATGAAAGAATGGCAAAAATTGGACCCTGTGTTTCTATTTTCGGATCAGCAAGATTAAAGCCTGAAAGTAAATATTATCAGATGGCAGCTGAAATTGCCGAGAAAATCACCAAAATAGGTTTTGGAATCATCACCGGGGGCGGTCCGGGAATTATGGAAGCCGGTAACAAAGGTGCTTTCAATGCGCAGGGAAAATCTATAGGCCTCAATATTGATTTACCCTTTGAACAGCATTTCAATCCCTACATCAATAAGATGTACTCGCTTAATTTCGATTATTTCTTCGTAAGAAAAGTGATGTTTGTAAAGTATTCTCAGGGATTCATTGTGATGCCGGGAGGTTTTGGAACTTTGGATGAACTGACGGAGGCGATTACTTTAATTCAAACCAATAAAATCGGAAAGTTCCCTATCGTTTTGGTGGGATCAGAGTTTTGGGGCGGTTTGCTTGGTTGGTTTAAAGATACTTTGCTAAAAGAAGGAATGATTTCGGCAGATGATCTTGAGCTTTACCGTGTGGTAGATACAGCAGACGAAGCTGTGGAACACATCAAAGCTTTTTATGAGAAGTATGCAGTGAATGTTAACTTTTAA
- a CDS encoding nucleotidyltransferase family protein has product MKTLIFAAGKGTRLKPFTDHHPKALAKVNGIPLLERNIIYLKGFGITDFVINVHHFGEQIVDFLKKNNNFNCKIEVSDESEELLETGGGLVFAKKFLDHGEDFIIMNADILTDININNLVEYHKKIKDFATLAVSDRESSRKLLFNDDLVLRGWLNVQTGEQRLAEFNKGFKPYAFSGVHCINPIIFDKIKRTGKFSVMEEYLDLMQTEKIHGFLHDSILIDVGRPASVIEAEKYFK; this is encoded by the coding sequence ATGAAGACATTAATTTTTGCAGCAGGAAAAGGAACCCGACTGAAACCCTTTACAGATCATCATCCGAAAGCTTTGGCTAAAGTAAACGGCATTCCGCTTTTGGAAAGAAATATTATCTATCTGAAAGGTTTTGGAATTACCGATTTTGTGATTAACGTACATCATTTTGGTGAGCAAATCGTAGATTTTCTAAAGAAAAACAATAATTTCAATTGTAAAATTGAAGTTTCAGATGAGTCTGAAGAACTTTTGGAAACTGGCGGTGGTTTGGTTTTTGCTAAAAAATTCCTTGATCATGGTGAAGATTTTATCATCATGAATGCAGATATTCTTACCGACATTAACATAAATAATTTAGTAGAATACCACAAGAAGATTAAAGATTTTGCTACTTTAGCAGTATCAGACAGAGAAAGTTCGCGAAAATTGTTGTTCAATGACGATTTGGTTTTAAGGGGTTGGCTTAATGTGCAAACAGGCGAACAACGATTGGCAGAGTTTAACAAGGGATTTAAGCCATACGCATTCAGTGGTGTACACTGCATTAACCCGATTATTTTTGACAAAATAAAACGAACAGGGAAATTTTCTGTGATGGAAGAATATCTGGATCTGATGCAGACCGAAAAAATTCATGGGTTTCTGCACGACAGTATTCTTATCGATGTAGGAAGACCGGCATCTGTAATAGAAGCCGAAAAATATTTTAAATAA